One Triticum dicoccoides isolate Atlit2015 ecotype Zavitan chromosome 4B, WEW_v2.0, whole genome shotgun sequence genomic window carries:
- the LOC119291657 gene encoding pseudouridine-5'-phosphate glycosidase-like isoform X2 — protein MSRAPPQEDPSPTGVAVSPEVEAALASGGAVVALESTIICHGMPYPKNLQTAMEVEAIVRENGAVPATIAILDGVPHVGLNSEQLKNLAISGSQFQKTARRDIAQVVASGGNGATTVSATMFFAHKVGIPIFVTGGIGGVHRYGEKTMDISSDLTELGKTPVAVISAGVKSILDIARTLEYLETQGVTVAAYRTNEFPAFFTETSGCKVPCRVDSPEECAKIIYANQNMHLGSGILIAVPVPKQHAASGKVIESAIQQSLKEADDKKIIGNAITPFILDRVKVLTGGSSLEANIALVKNNALTGAKIAVALSDLRKRVTNRPVRSAL, from the exons ATGTCGAGGGCGCCGCCGCAGGAAGACCCGTCGCCGACAGGAGTCGCGGTGTCTCCGGAGGTCGAGGCCGCGCTCGCGAGCGGCGGGGCGGTCGTCGCCCTCGAGTCCACCATCATCTGCCACG GTATGCCTTATCCGAAGAATCTCCAGACGGCAATGGAGGTGGAGGCCATCGTCAGGGAGAACGGCGCTGTTCCTGCCACTATAGCCATTCTGGATGGTGTGCCACATGTTG GGCTTAACAGTGAACAGCTGAAGAACTTGGCTATAAGCGGAAGTCAGTTTCAGAAGACAGCTAGAAGAGATATCGCACAAGTT GTTGCTTCGGGTGGCAATGGTGCTACGACAGTCTCTGCCACCATGTTTTTTGCTCATAAG GTTGGTATACCAATTTTTGTGACTGGGGGAATTGGAGGCGTACACAGATACGGTGAAAAAA CCATGGACATCTCATCTGACTTAACTGAACTTGGAAAGACTCCTGTGGCTGTTATTTCAGCCGGTGTGAAGTCCATTTTGGATATCGCACGGACACTAGAGTACTTG GAAACTCAAGGGGTAACTGTTGCTGCTTACAGGACCAACGAATTTCCAGCTTTCTTCACAGAAACCAGTGGATGTAAG GTGCCATGCCGCGTTGATTCTCCAGAAGAGTGTGCGAAAATAATAT ATGCAAACCAGAATATGCATCTAGGATCTGGAATTCTTATTGCAGTGCCAGTTCCCAAGCAACATGCAGCTTCAGGAAAGGTTATAGAGTCTGCAATACAGCAATCCCTCAAGGAAGCAGA TGATAAAAAGATAATAGGAAACGCGATCACCCCCTTCATCCTTGACAGAGTGAAAGTACTAACTGGAGGATCTTCATTGGAAGCCA ATATTGCACTTGTGAAGAACAATGCTCTCACTGGTGCTAAAATTGCTGTAGCCCTTTCTGATCTTCGCAAGAGAGTAACAAACA GGCCTGTGAGGTCTGCCCTATAA
- the LOC119291657 gene encoding pseudouridine-5'-phosphate glycosidase-like isoform X1, translated as MSRAPPQEDPSPTGVAVSPEVEAALASGGAVVALESTIICHGMPYPKNLQTAMEVEAIVRENGAVPATIAILDGVPHVGLNSEQLKNLAISGSQFQKTARRDIAQVVASGGNGATTVSATMFFAHKVGIPIFVTGGIGGVHRYGEKTMDISSDLTELGKTPVAVISAGVKSILDIARTLEYLETQGVTVAAYRTNEFPAFFTETSGCKVPCRVDSPEECAKIIYANQNMHLGSGILIAVPVPKQHAASGKVIESAIQQSLKEAEYSPNSLLSFLFLYVCACTCSWVNMYVYEQYNVNLIICTLFLSDKKIIGNAITPFILDRVKVLTGGSSLEANIALVKNNALTGAKIAVALSDLRKRVTNRPVRSAL; from the exons ATGTCGAGGGCGCCGCCGCAGGAAGACCCGTCGCCGACAGGAGTCGCGGTGTCTCCGGAGGTCGAGGCCGCGCTCGCGAGCGGCGGGGCGGTCGTCGCCCTCGAGTCCACCATCATCTGCCACG GTATGCCTTATCCGAAGAATCTCCAGACGGCAATGGAGGTGGAGGCCATCGTCAGGGAGAACGGCGCTGTTCCTGCCACTATAGCCATTCTGGATGGTGTGCCACATGTTG GGCTTAACAGTGAACAGCTGAAGAACTTGGCTATAAGCGGAAGTCAGTTTCAGAAGACAGCTAGAAGAGATATCGCACAAGTT GTTGCTTCGGGTGGCAATGGTGCTACGACAGTCTCTGCCACCATGTTTTTTGCTCATAAG GTTGGTATACCAATTTTTGTGACTGGGGGAATTGGAGGCGTACACAGATACGGTGAAAAAA CCATGGACATCTCATCTGACTTAACTGAACTTGGAAAGACTCCTGTGGCTGTTATTTCAGCCGGTGTGAAGTCCATTTTGGATATCGCACGGACACTAGAGTACTTG GAAACTCAAGGGGTAACTGTTGCTGCTTACAGGACCAACGAATTTCCAGCTTTCTTCACAGAAACCAGTGGATGTAAG GTGCCATGCCGCGTTGATTCTCCAGAAGAGTGTGCGAAAATAATAT ATGCAAACCAGAATATGCATCTAGGATCTGGAATTCTTATTGCAGTGCCAGTTCCCAAGCAACATGCAGCTTCAGGAAAGGTTATAGAGTCTGCAATACAGCAATCCCTCAAGGAAGCAGAGTACAGTCCCAATTCATTGCTCTCTTTTCTCTTTCTGTATGTGTGCGCGTGCACGTGCAGTTGGGTTAACATGTATGTTTATGAACAATATAATGTCAATCTAATTATTTGCACTTTGTTTCTCAGTGATAAAAAGATAATAGGAAACGCGATCACCCCCTTCATCCTTGACAGAGTGAAAGTACTAACTGGAGGATCTTCATTGGAAGCCA ATATTGCACTTGTGAAGAACAATGCTCTCACTGGTGCTAAAATTGCTGTAGCCCTTTCTGATCTTCGCAAGAGAGTAACAAACA GGCCTGTGAGGTCTGCCCTATAA